The DNA segment CGTTGCAAAACCATAATCAAAATTCAGTGAAAGTATTACAACGACTGTTGTATCTAGGTCATATCATTCGGATAAGGGCATTTCGCCAGATCCAGAAAAAATCGATGCTATTTCACGATATCCTGTACCTACAAGCTCTGAGGAAGTAAAACGTTTTGTTGCATTGGCTAATTATTATaggaaattcattcaaaattttgcagCAATCGCTCAACCTTTGAACAACTTATCACGcaaaggaaaaatttttcaatggacgGAAGATTgcgaaaaatcatttcaaaccTTAAGGCAAGTCCTTCGGACAGCACCTATTCTACAATATCCAGATTTTTCAGAGAATAACGAATTCATTCTAAGAACGGATGCTAGTGGATTTGCATTAGGTTCAGTTTTATCAAATTCTAATGACCATCCAATAGCCTTTGCTTCACAAGTTTGAATCCAGCAGAAAAGAACTATTGTACAATTGAAAAAGAGCTCTTAGCAATAGTTTGGTCAGTCAAACATTTCAGACCCTATTTGTatggacggaaatttaaaatcttAACAGATCACCGACCACTGATTTATTTGTTCAGTATGACCAATCCATCTAGTCGATTAACCAAATTCCGTTTGATTTTAGAAGAATATGACTTCACGGTTCATTATGTAAAAGGTTCAGAAAATGTAACAGCAGATGCCTTATCGCGTATTAAAATAGATTCAGCAGAACTCAATGAAATGACGAACGGTATAGTTGGAAATATATGCGTCATGACGAGATCTCGAACTAAAAATGAAGTAGGTTCTAAACAACATGAGACGAATGCCTCCGATGGCAAAAGGATTGATCACCCTGTTGTTGTCGAAGTTTTAAAACGTCCAGCAAAAAGTGTTGAGTTAAGaccaatttcagaaaaagaatttaataatttgaaaaatcaacattTAGAGGATTACAATGAGAATTTAATATATAATGtgaattcacaaattattttcattaaccGGGATATCCGATCAGCGTACGACTTAGGTACATCGTTGAGGAAACTGGAAAACTTATGCgcagaaaataatatattagaATTGTACCTCATAAAGCTAGctagtaataaaaaattttttgaatatgttGACAAATTATAAGAATGAAATTCTAGGAACATCCTTAAAGATTAATATAATAAGAGATGTAACGCGAATCGAAGACAGAGAATTAAGGCAAATAATTCTGAACGATTTTCACATGCTTCCAACCGGTGGACATGCAGGTATCGAACGcatgttcaacaatatcaaaAGAGAGTATTTCTGGAATGGCTTAAGatctgatgttgaaaaatttgtaaagaaGTGTGATGATTGTCAACGGCATAAACATTCTTTACCTAGAAAAGAACCTTTGACAATCACTACCACAGCTTCGTCTgcctttcagaaaatttttctagATCTCGTAGGTCCATTACTtatagatatcgaaaataacaaatatatacTCACAATTCAATGCGACTTAACCAAATTTGTAGAGTGTTACCCACTACCAAACAAAGAAGCAGAAACAGTTTCGAAATCTTTTATTCAAAACTTTGTTTTAAGATATGGTATACCTTCTGAAGTTGTTACAGACCAAGGCACTGAATTCTTATCAAGAATATTTAGTGAATCGTGTGATTTGCTCAAAATTAAgcaattcaattcaacagcTTATCACCACGAAACACTAGGTGCGCTCAAAAATTCGCATAAACACTTAGGAGCTTTCCTTCGTATGCACGCAGCTAAGGAAAGTAACAACTGGAGTAATTGGGTTTCGTATTGGTGCTTTTCATATAACAATACCGTTAACTCTTCAACTCGCTATACTCCGTACGAATTAGTTTTCGGAAAACCTAGTAGATTgccacaaaatttaaaaaaccaaGTAGATCCAATCTACAATTTTGACAACTATCCTCTTGAACTAAAATATTTCTGTGGGGAACaaagttataccgctcatgttcggtcgccagagcctcgttcgtaagaacagggtgcaccgcgagtaggtgaggttggcatttgagaggagaggctataaaacgcatccttcccccttacaccccaattTGATAAATACAATACatataaaatcaattttttgggaTATTCAATCAGCcttcatttttattcagaagTGCATAATTTCTataattcaaacaaaaaaagctACCTTTCCCTCTCCTTCTTAACATATGTTTCCAACAATGCATCAATACATGGACTGGTCTCATGGCTTATTTAAGCGATTTTGTTTGCTTACTCCCTATGCTTGACGTCACCGGGCCTGCAATATCATGCACTATGGTTGGTTTAACGCGAAGCGAAGGTAAGAAACGATTGTAGACAGTATTGCAGGCCTGATGACGCCGAAAATGTTTTCCAATATACGGAGATAGGAAATGAGCCATCATAAgtgttatttttcaaatatctctcatgtatactccattcaagaattctggacatctcgggtggctgtggaaaatcgaatttgagTTATTAATAGCCCATAATCAAGTTAGTATTGAGAGTAAACACTGCCCCACCCATAGATCAATTATTTGATGTCTATGCACAGaccgaagatattttgaaatttgtgctgttgtttatgttcttaatttaatagAACTTGAATGCTGATTCATTCGCTCCCAATTTCAGTATTTCTTGATTGCAACTACTTTTCTAGGTTGCATTTATATATTTTAGTTTGGAGATCTTTTGTAACCACATAAATTTGCGTCAGGATTTTCaaggcctactgggatgtcagtAATGCTTGAATGgactattttttcaaatatgtctGAGAAGAATCCGATTTATTTAAGGGTTTTTTCGTAGGTTGGTATTCCCTTGGGCTTGGTCATGTTCCAGAGCATAGGAGAACGTCTGAATAAATTCGCTTCAGTTGTAATACGCCAAATAAAAAAGTATTTGAATTGTGTTAAAATTGAAGCAACCGAAATGAATCTTATGTTTGCCACTGGTATGCTTTCATCGATAATTATTACCACTGGTGCTGcagttttttcgaaatatgaggGTTGGACATACTTTGATAGTTTCTACTATTGTTTCGTAACGCTGACCACAATAGGATTTGGGGATTACGTAGCTCTTCAGGTAAGTATGTTCATCCAACGTCGAATTGCTAAATGGAATTGTCATGTACGGTCATATACTATATCGGTCGCTAATGGAcaaaattctcctcaatttgggttatcagtGCAAATGCATGATTTATTGCATTGGATGATCGTGAATGTTGTAAAGGCGAATTTGAGCAGCGACCGACCTTCCCCATGAACATAACCTGCTGAATTGTTTCGGATGAACCTATTTGAGTCCCGGAGTTACAGCACTGCGTAAAATTTCAACTGGCGGGACACTTTTTGATGGAAAACCCTTCCTGTATCGACTGTATGATTTTGTCATAGGAGCCAAAGTGATTCATAATCATATAGTCGATACAAGAAGGGTTCTCCACGGAGAATAAGGAGAAAAAGTTTCGCATTTCCTAAGGTACCTACTTAATTTTCTAATGTTATTTTATCAATTTATGAATTCATCCAAACTCTGCAACTTCAATTTTCtcaataaattttcatcacTTTTATTCCGAATAGTGACATTTTTGCCGTAACACCTGGATGTGGCAGTTCGGTCATATTGTCCTCAGGATTATTAGTATGTACctaataatataattcaatcaTTTTCAGAATGATAATGCTTTGAAAGACAAACCAGGATATGTTGCCTTGAGCTTGGTATTCATACTATTTGGCTTAGCCGTTGTTGCTGCGAGTATTAATTTACTTGTTCTACGTTTCATGACAATGTAAGTAAAAACCCCTGGTTTTATTTCAGCGTCTTCATAAATGCTTGTAACATCATCGTGGActacaaattattttttgatgtTCTATATTCACGATTATCATGGAAGTTTGAGATTATGTAACTGTAATTCTActaaaggttttcaaatttcGTGAACGTTCTGTTTCCGAAACTTGAGAAGAATATCTGGACGCCGACTGCTATGTTACAACCACTTTCAGAGCAAGCAGTAGCAAGCTACAGGGTGTATATAGCTTGCTGCTTGCAGGTAAATATAGATATGCTTACCGACGACGAATAACTGCCGAAGTTTGACTAGTTTTATAACTTGGACATTACTTTGATGATGTTGGATTTTACCTCTAGATGTTAAGCATCTTTGGCCTGATGTTTGCCACTGGCGCAggagatgatttttttttcaataccttcttgttgtacagggtgggcaaaattcgacgggattgaatggcagctctgtaacctcATAAGAGCTAGGGGTTCCcaacctcgattttcaaaaactGGCctatcttttgttttcaagttatgagtgaaaaatcatttttcggctttttgaattggtgcctctatttggtaaagtttcagtgatatcgagGAATATATGTAATATTctatagacacttttttatgtagaatgcagtggcgtaatCAAAGATATTTTACGTCTGTCACTCCATTCAGACCCCAtgtttttttagatttttcaattccatatttttttctgattcagaatatacgtATAATATACTTCATATCTCTATATAATTGTTCTTCCAAGAAAAAAACTAGTTCAGTCCAGTTGGTAGTCTACTTCAATTTTTCAGTAGTGCATTTGATGAGCCTATATAAGGCAAAAATGCAATCTTCTTCTTACGTTTATACTTTTTTCCACCCGTAGTTCACATAATGTTTCTAACCATTGTTGTATAATAAGAATAAGAAGGTAATAATCATTAACTATCTCATATTTTTCCAATAAGGAATGCTGAAGATATTCGGCGTGACGAACAAGATCTACAAGCATCGTCTCATCATGTTCTCACTCTTGATGGAGAAGTAATGGCCGTAAATGGAAAACTCCTAGCTGGTCACGCTTACATGGATGAGTCGGAAATTGACCAGATATCAGTCTGCTCTTGTAATTGTTTGGGTTTGAATCATGGAGATAATCAAGAACTACTGTTGAGTACCAGCTATCATCCTTCTCATTCTGTTTTACTGACAAACTTCAATGTGAAAAGAGCATCTGTATGACAACCTGACGATGGATTATTTTATCTAGAGGATTGTAGAGCGGTAGCTCATAAAAATGAGGAAAGGAAGGTTTCATGGTGAAATCTCCGGCCAAGACTGAAGTGGATGTTTGATATAGGATTCAGGACACGGAGTTCTTCAAGGACATATACCTACCAGACTTGCCCATTACCCTCCCCTAAAAACATTATTGaaattgcatttgaaaaatttttacaaATGAATGGACCGGATGGGTCGCGCTGGCAGGTCTGGTATCTCAGGTCAAAACGTCTTAttatccgtctgttccgatattcctgaacagtactgtcagtatttcagagacgatgcctattggcccagtcgttcgagttctattgttattcgattgcgggccagtataaaacatagaaatcataatatatatatacttactctagaatgctaatccagtagtaagaaatgcggttGTCGTTGaagcgaatgcgcgacattagtttattccaactcgaacgttgcctagactttcctaccttatgtcagtcgaCTTGTTTAttggtataaatgagaaataaacatatttcattgggtaaaagaacttatttttcgattcatacaggacttcttgtcggtattgaacacatgcatggatgactaattgtttttatatatgctttgttttagaaaatcagtacaatgatgttgcaggtttcaatgGAAATATATCGGGATCTCGGAGGTAACGTGTTATAAtctaaatttgtcgatagaggtattattgagtattcattgattgtttgaccaaaccgtAAATTGGCTGAAGATTGGAGTTCTATAGGGAATTCCATGGTAACAACTggtgcttactaaatatttggaactcacaaCAAAAGTTCCAGAAGATCTAAACTGAATGTCACCAATCcaattcgatattatcgcagattcgattagatgaacaggtacctgagcattgagtgcatattataaactccgtgccacaattttgaaatatcctgatctagtgcaatactactataTACCATCAATGGAATTTGCTATCAGTTGAAcccgataattcattcaagttttgaattttttgtttgcatttattatttttaatatgatagacaagtacacaagtacatttcagaaaatgtgacttaaaactccttacctccgagcagatcgtgcaacagtgaaaaatcaaatgactgaaagaaaacgcgttgttgtccgacataccttcgttaTACGAATTGTCccctcttcataagattcgatcgacagaatattcagaaactcggcaacgttctactagaaaatgaactaatgatgcgcattcgtattaacgaccactgtcaatttttcgccgcatttcttactactggattagcattctagagtaataataggtcctttcgtttgcatgaaaagtgtagcacttttctacactcgattgtAGTATtcatttgctgattgaatttatacCAGTGTAGAGAAGgcgtagtttatctacatcttcttttgactatgtgtagataaactacacttcctctacactgctgtaaatcaaatcgagtgtagaaaagtgctacaccttttatgcaaacgaaagtataaaaccagcaatatcggaacaggccctaaaTGTAATCTACGTTGTTTATCATTCATTCTCGCATTTAAAATGCATTCTTTTGAACATAATTAAAAAACTGATGGTTTAAAAAAAACCATCTACATTCGCAGGATTTTATGATGATAGCGAATTttattaccaaaaaaaaaacagattacGTTGATTTCCACATAGGTAtagactatacagggtgattcataactattgggacataggctaagggcagattgtttggaccaaaatatggcgataggaccaaatatacctcaatgaaatattgctgtggaagaagatagagggcgttaaagttgaattttttataaggggataGACTAATATTTTCtccgaagttcgaaagtcctttactaacagaattagaaaaggcatagaagtcggaggtgGCCACGTGGAacatttaagtttattctttttatgttacattgtttttagttatgctttatcgtcgaaataaataaatgaatcgttacctcaaatccccttccgatgctctgaaatgttcaattgtgtttttctgaaaaacgaatgaaaaaatatacagtgaaataattagcaaaaaacgaggaaaaaaattcaactttaacgtcctctatctttttccacagtaatattttattgaggtatattgggtcctatcgccatattttggtccaaacaatctgccctgaataaccctgtatatttaacCTATAAACAATAGAAACAGTAGCCACGAAGAAATTaagtgaaaattaattcaaaataatttcctttttgaaaaaaaagatatgaatttttcGCCATAAGTAGttgaatataaaacaaaattcttCTGTTTATTATCCTTGAATCAAGTAACCGctgaaatattctcatcaaCGGttaatatatttcaaatatagaaaaatttgcatcattttttatgttcattTTTTGTTTGATTTCTTGATCATATGCCTCAAATAAGCCTATTTTTTAAAGGGTCAATACTGATATAATCAATTATTCAATTATGAAAATGAACATTGGAGTAAAAGTATGAAAAATGATTCTTTCAAGTaacaaataataattgaataagCACACATCATGAAACAAGTTGTTGTAACTTCTCTATTGAGtatgttgaataaaaaaagaccagtttcacaaagcttgatctggAGTCAAGCTATTATCCTATACTTCCACCCAGTGATTCTCAATTGccacttcttcaatatattcgggaataaaaaaattcagtgatttcatattgaaaaactAAGGACAGTCACATTGTTGATCATGCAATCAATATTGTGAAACCAGCAGTAAATACGCTTTTAGAACTTAGAATTGGCGTTCCATCataaaatatccattttaaaGCCATTTAAACCTTGAATacatatattcatttatttcttgaACATCATTATAAACTACATTCCTTAAAACTATGATAATTATCCTTGTTTAATATCTAAACTAGTAAAATATATTTCAGACTCTTGGTATCAATTTAATATtactttttttatatctttACGAAGCAAAAATCTCTTATAGATTATAGCTGTGATTTTATGTGGTTGCAATAAAACAACCATTATGCtcctttattttcatttcaaggaGTAACTACAGCGGTTTTAATgctgaattcaaaaaaataaaatttgcaaGGAAGTCTTAGTGAAAATAATTTACTCATTCAAAATCATGATACATATAGTTataatttcatcattttaaATATTCAAGAAGTCGATCAGGAAATCTATTGATCCATTTAcatttaattatattttttcccagCAAAATATTACATAAAGTTGAATTTATTCCAAACCATATCCCTGCATCCTTAATTGAATGAGATTTTAATACTGTAATAAGCAAACAATTAAGGATGAAAGTATTCATTGTTTTTTCCTAAGTAGTTTAAAGAATATGTACTTGAACCAATTAATTCCAAGGATGAATATTAAAGTCAATgcgattcaaatttcaaaattttcttatgtTCTATGTAAGATTCCAGATCATCCAAATTGTCCCACCATAACTTTAATCGATGCTTTAAAATGAGACTAAACCAAGGCGTCAGAGGACCACTAAGTGTTGGAATATAATTATCTACTTCATTTCGTGGAACATAACTTATTTCTGATATTTCATCTGGATTGGGATGCAATTTATAGTCtcctttcaaaaataatatataGTCAATTTCATGTTCTCCCCATTTACCATTACCCTCATCTTTGTATATAATACGAGTAAGATAAGTAAAATCTTCAACTTTCATTGAATCTACTGGTATCCCCAATTCAAAGTTAAGCCTCCTAATAGCAGCTCTTTTGACTCCTAAAGCATTTTCTTCTACCTCTTCACCTGGAACATCAGCAATTGGATGACTGCAGCACGAATTTGTATAGTGATCAGGATAAGTAATCTGAAATATCGtacaattgaaattttatatttatttcatagaTTGGAAATATACATTACATTTATTCAGCTCACCTTGTTGGAAGAACGCTTTTGTAGCAGCAAATCCCCATGACCATTGAAAAGAAAAATGCTGAAGGCCCTGTGAAGCAATATATTTCCATTTGCCTGAACTTTATGACAGTCTCTTTTACTTGCAGTGCCTATAACTTTGTCCTGTTTAGAAACAAGGAAACAGTTTTCCGACATAGCTTTTTCTTGTTTATCACTCATGATTTCTTTAGTTAGTCTTGTTGTAGTAGAAATATTTTTAGAGAGCGGAAAACTTACTAACCGCCTGATAGAGGATATCATTTTGAGCAGTAAATTCTTCACTTCTATGGTAAATCTCCTTTTTCTACAAGACCTTTGAACTAAcctaaaatattgaaatttgacaTTTATAAATTCTGTGGATACCCAGTACCGACAATACATTAGCGGAACCATGAAATCTGGGTTGGCATTAAATAATAGATAATAAAGTTATAagtttttcaatgaaaagtcAAGCAATGATTCATTTTCTGAttaattcaactttttcttgGAAACATGTTGGCATAACTGCCACATATCTGTCTTTATCTCTGTGGTGCCACTGGTGCCATATGTCTGAGTCTGTTTCTCTCTGGTCTGTGCCTTGAGTAAGCCAGTGAACTCAAAAAGTTCCCTTGGTAATGCAGTGGTTCCCAAACTTTTCTTATTATTTGTTTCATTCTTCCCATTGAACTCAAAAATAATAAGTTCCCTATTGAGTTCGATGATTTTTCCCTATAATGACTGTATATAATCAAACTTTAACATCTGCCTGTAACTACCAGGCATACATTTAATTATTTACTTATCCAACTACCTATATCCCTCATACATAATTACATCTATCATTgcatatatgaattaatcaaatatgATTTGATCTGTTTCGTtaaatgtatatatttatatatttcaagcgcttatAGAAATAGTTCTTTGTGCAatcagttgggaaaagcattatttttcgttatGAGCGTGAATAcgaaaaaaactgttttccAACATgtttcacacaaaaaaatttctaattttgaataggatgttcGCTATGAATTGAAATCAAAAGTTCCAAAAACGTCTATGAAAGCTTCGCTCAGAGATTCCTTCAAAAATGACCATCCTGATTTATCGCGTTTATACGTCGATAACGGGGTTCATAATAAGTatcaaaactcaaaaatgttttcccAATTCTGTTTACTCAATATTTACGGAAATACAAAtaagaaataatataataacactagctgacccggcaaacgttgttttgccatataaataatttccttttgtatgttgtattatgtatgtatcataaaaaaatagaaattaaaaattttgtctgaaaaataaaaaaaaatttaggggtggactacccctaacatttagggggatgaaaaatagatgttggccgattctcatagataccggataagcacaaaaaatttcatcaaaatcggtcaagccgtttcggaggagtatggcaacgaaaactgtgacacgagaattttatatattagattaacAAAACAGctctatttttaaaaaatattacaTACTTCCTGATATGATCTCTGTTTGTCGCTATTTCCTATTGTAACGTCCGAACCCCCTGCCGCCGAAGGGGAAAGTCGCTACGGTTCTCGCTTGTGCCGGAAAGCCCTTGAAACGGGGCGTATCGATATAAAAGATACGCACGGTGGACCCCAGGGCAGTTATTCTGAACAGACCCAAATGAACAGGGTTACAAAGTGCAAAGTAGGTAAAGTGATTAGTGAGTATGTAAATAAATTAAAGTAGGTTCTTGTACATAAATTAGTGTGGTTATTTTGTAAGTAAATTAGACATTGTGTGACAGAGACAATATAATTAACCCCGAGAACACGTTAAATTGGTGTCAGGTATAGGGTGTTGTGCTAAATTAAATTGTGGAGTATTCTGAAAGCCAATAACGAGATCGCAAACGGAGAAAATGGACCAGGCGAGCATGGAATTTTTCAAGCATATGAGCTTGAAATTGGAAGAAGAATACAAAGAAAATAAAGGGATAAAACGCcaagaaaatggaaaatataataaaataaatggaGGAAAACATCAAGGAAATTGAGTTTGATGACACAAtttaatcgaaattttcaaaaagcgCGAGTCAAAATCTACATATATTCATGTAAACTGACTGTATCATTGAATTGGACTTTCATTATTCAAAATTCTTACTTATTGCTTTATAGGCGCAACTCATCTTAGATATTCACTTTGCTCAATTTTCGCGGatttatttatcaataattATGTTAAAAATCTCAGGTAATAATGAAATCATTTCTAAGCAACGTGAAAAGAAACTGAAAAATCGGGTACAGGATTGAGAACCGTATTTTCAGTAAAAACGGAAAATTGTAAGTTTTGGATGGATAATGGATTAATTCTGAATAGAGTCGAAGAAATTGAAGACCTTTTGGGATACTACTTGATTCGAACCTGACTTTTGAAAAACATATCGATCAAATAGTTGCTGAAAGTTTTATGCTTGGTTTTATACTTAGCATATCGAAACAATTCAAAAACCCGAAAACCATCAAATTATTATACTTTACGTTGGTTCGAGGTTCGAGGTATTCTAGAATACGCTTCACCTGTGTGGAGTCccttttatatttatttataaacaaagatattacacatgtgtaatatctttgtttATAAATACGTTGACAGGATAGAGGGGGTTCAGAGAAGGTTTACAAAGAATATGTGTCATTGGCTGCATTCAGGAGGAGGGTTACTTTTTACTTGTGTAGAAATTATTGATAACATTCTGTATGTTTTTTATGGCCATTTGATTTTAGACAGCTATGCTCCTTTTTCGAGCTTAATTTTCGTTATTATGTTTTTGAACTCACGAATGTGTATATAGGTTCTTTTTTCTTCTTAATTTGTTGTGAGCCCTTGTATGTCGATGTATTTCTATTGGAGTTCCaatttgaatgaatgaataaaaaaatatttatgaacaaTGTTATGTTTAAGTAAATTTTGTTCATAAAAAGAAGTTTATTGACTTTTTTATGAAACATGTGTAACTGAACTGGTTTATTGCGAATGGGAACTGTTCGTGCCGAAGTACACTTATTCGCTCTCCGGATTAATTACGAATGCAACTTAATAAGGCATAAGGTATACTTCTTTCAggttttccatcaaaaaaccatTTCAATAACCTTTCAAAAACGCATATAAGATTCGAAATCGCAACATCGCAAGCAAACAGCGCTTCTTAGATCGGCCCACCAATTTGGCGAATCTGCTGCATTATCAGATTATTGTGTTCCAGAGTTTTTGTATAGACGGCTGTGTGAACACTGAACACTGAAACACCCTTCAGACCGAAAACTCATCCTTCGCTTGCACTGagttttttactattttttgaCCTATATTGCCGAAAATTTACGCCAATGGATTCGAATAGATACTCCATCAAAACTCAAATCTGGGATCCGTTTCTAAATATGATTCttgagaagcttcataaatGCTCGTGCTCAGTGGCAGCGAT comes from the Coccinella septempunctata chromosome 2, icCocSept1.1, whole genome shotgun sequence genome and includes:
- the LOC123308176 gene encoding two pore potassium channel protein sup-9 translates to MKKQNVRTLSLVVCTFTYLLIGAAVFDALESKEESKRDELLKVSSNALKKKYNISEDDYKMIELVITEYKPHKAGPQWKFAGAFYFATVVLAMIGYGHSTPVTTGGKAFCMGYAMVGIPLGLVMFQSIGERLNKFASVVIRQIKKYLNCVKIEATEMNLMFATGMLSSIIITTGAAVFSKYEGWTYFDSFYYCFVTLTTIGFGDYVALQNDNALKDKPGYVALSLVFILFGLAVVAASINLLVLRFMTMNAEDIRRDEQDLQASSHHVLTLDGEVMAVNGKLLAGHAYMDESEIDQISVCSCNCLGLNHGDNQELLLSTSYHPSHSVLLTNFNVKRASV
- the LOC123307948 gene encoding isopentenyl-diphosphate Delta-isomerase 1 — translated: MVPLMLVQRSCRKRRFTIEVKNLLLKMISSIRRLVSFPLSKNISTTTRLTKEIMSDKQEKAMSENCFLVSKQDKVIGTASKRDCHKVQANGNILLHRAFSIFLFNGHGDLLLQKRSSNKITYPDHYTNSCCSHPIADVPGEEVEENALGVKRAAIRRLNFELGIPVDSMKVEDFTYLTRIIYKDEGNGKWGEHEIDYILFLKGDYKLHPNPDEISEISYVPRNEVDNYIPTLSGPLTPWFSLILKHRLKLWWDNLDDLESYIEHKKILKFESH